GATAGGACCTGAGAGGTCCTCTCCAGCCCATTGTCCCCAACGtcagtcctctcctccctttctataAGTAGATCATTTGTAGGTTTTAGTACCTCTCCGTTTATCTCCATGTCTTCCTCCCCTGGCCCTCTCCCGGAACCTCGGTTATCCACCAGCCCTTCATTCATTTCTGTGGCTCTATACACTCATGAAGCCACAGGTCTAAATGTTCTCCAAAATGTTCTTGAACAACGACTTCCAAGGTTCACACATCCAAGACCTTGCATAACAATACAGAGGAGTGCTCACATCCAGTGGGGTCCTAGAGTAACTCAAGCATAAACTTTGCTTCTCTGTATATGTGCTTGCATCCCCGCAGGGCTTCCCAAAACCTTCAGTCTTCCCATTGATGTATAGGACCTGAAAAGATAAAGTTGAGAAATAACAGCATTGGCTTTACGCAGGCTGTAAGCAGAATTTCACATGGGTATACCCTGAATCAATGCATCCACATCACATCATCCCAATACAGTCAGCTGAGCTGTTCAAGAAGTTTCAGCctaatcaaaccagtctgctATTGCCAGAGACTGCTACTCATAATATATTTCTAACTTGACAGTCAGCTGTCCGGTAGTTGAAAGTAGGTAAGTTTTGTTAACAATTAGAAACATCACGTATATAGGAAAATAATAGGTacttagttgtattagtagtttttattagttgtattgcTTTTAGTAGTTATACAACTTTATTTTGTTGttaatgttttttaaaattattattatttgacagtATTTGCCATATTATTGTAtctacttcttttttttttacacttgaaACGAGATGGAGCATCATTCAAGACATTGCATCCTCCACAATGTCAAATATATTCAGACATGTCAATTCCTATCTACTGTAACGTTAGCTACAATAATCAAACCAACGTTAATCAATAACTCTAACAATGTAACAGTTAGTTAATGCTCCTCTCCTATGTACTGATTATTTTAGTGACTGCGTTAACAGGTATTTGGTAAGAACGACATAAGTGGACATAGTAGCATCATACAGAtaagctagttaacgttagctagctaatgctacCATACTTCGTCGCCTTTTGATtgttaactaacgttagctagatagctagcttgtTAACATAGCAGCTAACGTTAACAAGCAAACGACAATTCACGACCACCATGGCAAAAAAAACTAAAGTCATTTCAAACACAATCACATATTTAAACCAAAACCGCTACCGAGATACCACAGACAAATATATGAAACATATTAGGGCTAACGTTAGATAGATAACGTTACCTATTCATATAATCAGTGTAAGCGGAAGTATAGCTAGATCAGTTAGCCACATTAGCTAGCAAAAACGTCGTTGACTGTTTATTGGACAGAGCTAACGAGCACACCCACCACTTACGAGGAGAAACATACATGTGAAAAATGGACGCAGCTCCAAAACAAAACAGCATAAATATTTTCAAAACAGCATCAAATATCGAAAACTTACCATCGACGGTTCAGAACCGGATATTATATGCAACATAACAGGAAACACAAATTAAACGCAAAAATGGATACTTGGGTCGTCCATACCCCTTACTATTTCTACTGCTACGTTAGTTTACCCCAAAATGTACCTTAACCTTAGACAGTGTATATTACATTGACAAGACATTCGCGTGACCGCTATTACAATGGAAAttcatgtcctcaaagatggaaggcaggcggGAGAAGGTGaaatcaggtgggaccattctagccaataaGAGGGCAAATACTTGTGTGACCAACATGCCGTAGAGATATGTTAAtacaacatgtatttattttattaacaCTTTATTAACAACAATGAACActatatatagacataatatgacatttgaaatgtctttatttttttgaaaatTGCGTGAGTTTAATATTTACTGCTCACTTTTTGATCATTCCACTTTTGTTGATCcatttcacttgttttggcaatgtaaacatgtttcccatgccaataaaaccacGTGAATTGAATaaaggactcatctttgtatctgtgacATTACAGCATCTTTTACAGAAGGGGCAGTGCCAGAGACAATCTCAATTTTAACGTAGTCAATTTTCTTCTCCATTAGCTGATTGCTTGAAAATCATAGGAATAGCCACTTAGTTGACTACTTTGAAATGGTGGAACCCCTCAATGGCAATTGTCCATGCTAAATCAAGTTGTCCACGATGACTCAGTCCTCTGTCTCCATGACAACAGGCATAACTCCAAAATAAAGTATTTTTTTCAAAGTTGCCGAAATGCCACGTGCATCCACTCATAACTTAGCCATTACAAAACATATATtcaatcaaataagcctcacgtaaAAAAAATAGTAATTCAATGTATTTTTGACCAAATTAGACACtctgacctccatacaaaaattcTTCACTTCGTGGACTTATTTTCGTTGCCAGATTTTGGGCGGAGTAAAACCTCTCGCTTCACTTAACCGAACTTTAGTGGAGTGACGTCAGAGTTGGGACGTCCCAATGATACTGTTTAGACGTATCCTTTCTCGCTCACGTGAAATGCCTGCTTTTAGTAGCTAGCGCGCGACTCTTTTGTTTGTATACTGGTGTTGTAAAGTATgactgtatattttatatttcttaATAAAAAAGTATCTAGCTAACGACTACTAAACTAACTTGTGGTGTGAATGTGTGGAATATTCCATCTCATGACAACTTAACAGTTGACTGTGGTATAGTGCAGCTAAAGGGGTTTGAAACCACTGGTGTACCTGTTTCTTAGTGGGTGCGATAACAGAATGACATTACACATGGTGAGACAATCATCAAACAAAGATACAAAGCAAAATACtcaacacaaatataaatgcaactgAAAATGATCAACTTCTTGTGTTGTACACATATCCTTTATTTTCTTGACTAGAGAGATACCAGCAGTGACAGTGCAGCAATAGTACTGGAAACAAGGACAAATATATTAATTTACCATTCAAATATTTCAGTTAATCAATTTCAGCACAAAAGTCATAAAATCCTTAATAAAAATAGCCGAAGTCTCTACAAAAAGATGGAAAGGATTATATTCTAAGATATACTATAAATCTGACAAATGTACAAAAATGCCACTCAGAAATAACATGAAGATGCAGATGTGGCTGTCTATCTGTCCTTGTTGCAACGGAGATCCGTTGTCAGTGGGTCGTGCTGAATGGTTTGGTGCAGCATGAGAGCAAGTAGACCTGCCCTGTTGGTCATAGCAGTCCTCATGTTGCGCTCCTGCTCAAAGAGCTCGTCTAGTTTGTACCACTGTTCACAAATACATTTTGGGAGAAAAGCAAGGTGTAATGATTAATATActaaaatcatttttgaaaaCTGTCTTTGAAATCAAAATGTTTAAAATTCACTTTCACGATCATATCAACTACTACTTATGAAGGTCAATTATATGTTTGTTATAACCAGGGTCTTAGTCAATTCCAATTCAAGTTAGCTAGAAATCAAAAGATGAACTGGAATCCTGGGATCTTTCTGATTCTAATCTAAAGGAATTctaatggaattgaccccaacctggATGAAGTGGCCTAAAATAAGAGATTGATGTGGTGCATTCCACTACTAACCACTCGGACACGCTCCAGGTCCACCTCGGCTCTTCTGAGCTTCTCCCAGTTGTAGTGCTTATTACATTTGCGCTTAGAAACCCTGCAGTGCTCTCCCGTCACCTCAAACACATTACGGACCAGAGGACAGCCGCACACCTCATCCCTTGGGACCTACCCACAAAACATGAGAAGGGCAAGAGAAGCCAAGGTACAAATCATAAGTCAAACAGCAGGACAATTAGTGTGCTTTATGACAAAGTTATTTGGGATTTGACTTGCCAATCATCACCGACCTTTGGGTCCCTGGAATGCTCTGGGCACAAGACCTGAAGCCTCTTGCAGTAGGTCTTGCTCTGGGGATTGTACAAATCACAGAACAGTCTTGTTGCTCTGAGAAAACAAAAAGCACATAGAATACCTTGGTGAAACAAAGTCCACTTCTAGCAAACCCATTCAAAGTGCTTGACTCTCTTACCCTTCGATCTTAGTTGGGTACATGGAACCAAAAGAAGTCTGGCTCTCATACTGTCAATGCAAAAGAGCGAAATACAGAATGTTATCAGTTTATACAGTAAATAGTACACATTTCCTTGGTCCTTTTGGTAGGAGTGCATATTTGCAACTTATATATTCATATTGTTAGTACTCTATATTAAGTGTTCATTCTGTACGTTTCATCTTCTCCCCATATAGGATGTTGCAGCAACTGCAAGCAAACACTCATCAGGCAAGTGCACTGCAGTCTGGATGTATACCACAAACTGTCAGAACCAAGATCAGAGAAACTAAACAGGAAGTCTCTGTCTGAAGCCTGTAGCATGTTTCCCAGTCAAAAACGTTAGCGCATATATTATGATGATCTACAGACTCACCTTAGCATAACATCTCTCCATGTGTCGCAATGCCACTTTTGGGTTGATAGGGTGACTGCAGGACACACAGAAAATCAGCAGATCTGTTTCTTCATTATCCCCTTCATTCGCCTGAAACAGGAACCAAAAGATTAACAAAAGAAAGATTTGAACCCAAACGGGAAAAACATTACTCTAGCTGAGGAGCTTTGACCTCACTGGATAAAAACTGGAGTGGGCAACAACAAAAGTTCTTATACTGAAGGGGCTCACCTCCTCATCCTGCTGGACCACCTGCTGCTTGGCCTTGGCAATGATGCCCTCCAGCTCATGGAAGCGTTTCTCCATGTCGGTGAGGCGTATGCGGGCGTTCTGCTGATCCCTCCGGATCCGCTCCAGTTGCTTCTTGCCCTGCTCCTCAGCGACACAGGGGCTCTGCTGCCACTGCTGGATACGCTGAGGGAGAATCTCAAAGATCCGGCTGCAGACAGAAATAGAAAGTATTTTACTGTCGACACATTTTCTTACTGTTGCATTGTGTCAGTGTTGTAATTTGTGTTCTTACTTGGCAGCCAGCTTTATGCCACATTCCTCTGAGCAGTATTTGGAGTTGGCACGTGCTGCCTCAACACAGCTGGGCCCGAGGCACTGCCGctgccctcctccatctctggcATCGCCCTTATTGTTGTGCCGAAGTTTGTCCTTGTGCTTCTGCTTCGGTTTGTGCCGCCGTGACTCTTTCTGATGTAAATTCACAAAAACAAATCCCATTGTACACATATTATATTGTCAGGTAAAATCATTCCACTTCTATGTATTTTGTCACGACAGTAATATTCCCATGATGCAATaaaaaacaaaagctgaaatattcAAATATTTGGTAGACGTGGACGGCAACCGCATGGATACAAGTAACAATAATCTTTGTGTGTTTGCTAgatctaaaaaataaaatgtgcttACTTTCTTGTCAAATTTATTTTCACGTCTCTTCACATGCTTGACCTTAACAGCTTTCTTTCGCAGGACAGGGCTGAAGGGAGGGCCGTCCTCCTCATTACTGAGCCATGGCTGGGTTAAAAAAAAACGATAGATGAACCCACATTCAAAATACTTGAAAGTGCTGCCCAAGCTAAAGATGATCTGTGTGTAttttgaatgcatttcaatttgttgttgttgttagataCATGAGAAACTAGGCTGAAAATTATATTGTAATACCATGTTTTCGT
This is a stretch of genomic DNA from Oncorhynchus mykiss isolate Arlee chromosome 7, USDA_OmykA_1.1, whole genome shotgun sequence. It encodes these proteins:
- the LOC110527896 gene encoding CXXC-type zinc finger protein 1 isoform X4, giving the protein MSGFMVTASISQRRWPKLSGSGTACDAKVKRSARMCGECEPCLRTEDCATCDFCKDMKKFGGPNKIRQKCRFRQCDVRARKMLRVKDEEFNLRERRDNSYHRQRRYSDDYDSEAELYEKYKAAGYDENMPWLSNEEDGPPFSPVLRKKAVKVKHVKRRENKFDKKKESRRHKPKQKHKDKLRHNNKGDARDGGGQRQCLGPSCVEAARANSKYCSEECGIKLAANRIFEILPQRIQQWQQSPCVAEEQGKKQLERIRRDQQNARIRLTDMEKRFHELEGIIAKAKQQVVQQDEEANEGDNEETDLLIFCVSCSHPINPKVALRHMERCYAKYESQTSFGSMYPTKIEGATRLFCDLYNPQSKTYCKRLQVLCPEHSRDPKVPRDEVCGCPLVRNVFEVTGEHCRVSKRKCNKHYNWEKLRRAEVDLERVRVWYKLDELFEQERNMRTAMTNRAGLLALMLHQTIQHDPLTTDLRCNKDR
- the LOC110527896 gene encoding CXXC-type zinc finger protein 1 isoform X1, producing the protein MDSEVSDFEPAPGLVSTMEGEKAPVYCICRKPDINCFMIGCDNCNEWFHGNCINLTEKMAKAIRQWYCLRCQDDNPSLEIKYRPKKSREKEAESQRESERNFERQNSTPDYKSEKRCGSNVKRSARMCGECEPCLRTEDCATCDFCKDMKKFGGPNKIRQKCRFRQCDVRARKMLRVKDEEFNLRERRDNSYHRQRRYSDDYDSEAELYEKYKAAGYDENMPWLSNEEDGPPFSPVLRKKAVKVKHVKRRENKFDKKKESRRHKPKQKHKDKLRHNNKGDARDGGGQRQCLGPSCVEAARANSKYCSEECGIKLAANRIFEILPQRIQQWQQSPCVAEEQGKKQLERIRRDQQNARIRLTDMEKRFHELEGIIAKAKQQVVQQDEEANEGDNEETDLLIFCVSCSHPINPKVALRHMERCYAKYESQTSFGSMYPTKIEGATRLFCDLYNPQSKTYCKRLQVLCPEHSRDPKVPRDEVCGCPLVRNVFEVTGEHCRVSKRKCNKHYNWEKLRRAEVDLERVRVWYKLDELFEQERNMRTAMTNRAGLLALMLHQTIQHDPLTTDLRCNKDR
- the LOC110527896 gene encoding CXXC-type zinc finger protein 1 isoform X2, with the protein product MEGEKAPVYCICRKPDINCFMIGCDNCNEWFHGNCINLTEKMAKAIRQWYCLRCQDDNPSLEIKYRPKKSREKEAESQRESERNFERQNSTPDYKSEKRCGSNVKRSARMCGECEPCLRTEDCATCDFCKDMKKFGGPNKIRQKCRFRQCDVRARKMLRVKDEEFNLRERRDNSYHRQRRYSDDYDSEAELYEKYKAAGYDENMPWLSNEEDGPPFSPVLRKKAVKVKHVKRRENKFDKKKESRRHKPKQKHKDKLRHNNKGDARDGGGQRQCLGPSCVEAARANSKYCSEECGIKLAANRIFEILPQRIQQWQQSPCVAEEQGKKQLERIRRDQQNARIRLTDMEKRFHELEGIIAKAKQQVVQQDEEANEGDNEETDLLIFCVSCSHPINPKVALRHMERCYAKYESQTSFGSMYPTKIEGATRLFCDLYNPQSKTYCKRLQVLCPEHSRDPKVPRDEVCGCPLVRNVFEVTGEHCRVSKRKCNKHYNWEKLRRAEVDLERVRVWYKLDELFEQERNMRTAMTNRAGLLALMLHQTIQHDPLTTDLRCNKDR
- the LOC110527896 gene encoding CXXC-type zinc finger protein 1 isoform X3, with translation MAKAIRQWYCLRCQDDNPSLEIKYRPKKSREKEAESQRESERNFERQNSTPDYKSEKRCGSNVKRSARMCGECEPCLRTEDCATCDFCKDMKKFGGPNKIRQKCRFRQCDVRARKMLRVKDEEFNLRERRDNSYHRQRRYSDDYDSEAELYEKYKAAGYDENMPWLSNEEDGPPFSPVLRKKAVKVKHVKRRENKFDKKKESRRHKPKQKHKDKLRHNNKGDARDGGGQRQCLGPSCVEAARANSKYCSEECGIKLAANRIFEILPQRIQQWQQSPCVAEEQGKKQLERIRRDQQNARIRLTDMEKRFHELEGIIAKAKQQVVQQDEEANEGDNEETDLLIFCVSCSHPINPKVALRHMERCYAKYESQTSFGSMYPTKIEGATRLFCDLYNPQSKTYCKRLQVLCPEHSRDPKVPRDEVCGCPLVRNVFEVTGEHCRVSKRKCNKHYNWEKLRRAEVDLERVRVWYKLDELFEQERNMRTAMTNRAGLLALMLHQTIQHDPLTTDLRCNKDR